In Bactrocera neohumeralis isolate Rockhampton chromosome 5, APGP_CSIRO_Bneo_wtdbg2-racon-allhic-juicebox.fasta_v2, whole genome shotgun sequence, the genomic window CGCTCGCTTCATCGTTCGCTTCATCTCATCAGCAGTGTCGGCAGCCAAAAAGTGCAAAATACtttagaaaaaagtaaattctttaaaaatctacaaaaaagaATTCTTCAAATTGGTTGGGGGTCGCCAAAATGCCAATTCTTGTACATACAGCGAAATCGCGTAATCATTTCTATGTAATCCGCAATTGTGATTTATATTATGTGTACTTTTACTCTCTCAAAtgctaaaacaaataaacaaacaacaagctAAGCGTTCTCTCTCTCTCATCACAAACGCATAACCCTAAATTTTGTTGGCTCTTCATATAAACCTTGCTTTTCGCTGGCTCATTTTgttcatatgtattttcatttcaatttaagtATTGTACATAATCTAccgttgtacatatatacatgcatacctacatacatactatatttattagtaatcaaaagaaatatatatactcaCATGCAATTTTTCTCTCCTTTTTAATTCTTCGCACGCGCCCACAGCAATTCTGGCAGCCCGGTTTGCAGCCCAGCACCTCACAAGAGTAAGTTAtcttgaataaatttttgtagCTGAGACATTGAAATTGTTTGCATTGACCGCAGTTTTTACGATTACAGCATTAAGCCATTCGCACAACCCCCCTATCCCGCCGGCAAACCATCGACAGCTGTGTCTGGTGACATCGAAGCAGGTCTTCCGCCCGCACAACTGCCGTGGGAGGGCAGAGCGATTGCGACGCACAAATTTCGCTTGCTCGAATTCTCGGCATTCATGGAGATACAAAGAGAGGAAATCGTGAGTCCACAGCCGTGCCGTAttacttacaaaaatataaatatattttttcttatttgcagTATCACCGGCATTTGTTCGTGCAACTCGGCGGCAAACCGTCCTTCTCCGATCCGCTACTTGAGGTAAGTGCTTATGAATATTTCTAAGGTTTTGGTTATGTTAGGTACGAGACATCAATCACCCTTGGACTACTGTGAAAAAGTCTTAGTCTTAGTTAAGTCAGACCTTCCTGAAAAAGAAGGTTTCTTGGACTACCGTGAAAAAATCTTATGTGATTCCAAAGAGCTCGTGAAGTGAAACCCAACTATTTCGAAACACCAAACCTTCCTGAAACAGAAGGTTCCTTGGACTACTGTGAAAAAGCTTGCGAAATGGAATTCAACTCTTTCGAAGGGCCAGAGCTTTCTCAAACAGAAGGTTCCTTGGACTACTGTGAAAAAGTCTTATGTGATTCCAAAGAGCTCGTGAAGTGAAACCCAACTCTTTCGAAGGGTCAGAGCTTCCTCAAACAGAAGGTTCCTTGAACTACTGTGATTCCAAAGAGCTCGTGCTGGCTATTGACAAGCACTCACCAAGCTCACGTAAGGCATGGTCGTTCGTGTTGAATTATAAGTGGCCTGCAGTTATCCTACCCATTTTCAACCAAGTATAAGGCCTTTGACAACTTATAAGTTAGAAAATTCTCCGTGATTTCGCGGAGGTTACCATTTTCTTAATTGGCCTTTGCTAGCTCATAAGTTAGACAATTCTCTGTGATTTCGCGGAGGTTACTATTTTCTTAATAGGTTGCTGCGCTCAGAGCTCTTGACCTCTGGACTTGTATCACTGAGCTTCTAACGTAGTGAGCGCTCACTCACTAAAGAGGCTACTTTGCAGAACAGTGGATTTGCTGTTACTTTAATCGCAGAATGAGAAATACTGCCGTAAAGCTAGAACTGGAGTTGGTAAATAGCTCACAACTTCCTACTTTCTCACCGAGCTCAGTATTCTTTCTGCCTCTACTTTACTAAAGTAAAGACTCAATGGTTTCCTTCATAATttttccatctggtctttccaacggagtagaggtcttcctcttttttCGAAGAATACTTTTGAAGAATACTACCGAGTGAACATTTCTTGACAAAATACTAATTGCGGTCCGTTTCGGTTCGAGCTGAAATAACCTTCTTTCCAAAAATACGAGTAGTGTTGATTTTGTTACTATAATTGAAAGTTCCTATAGGAATTGACCAAACTCCAGAGAGTTTCtgagttaatattttaaacggATGTGAGGTTAgggttaggttaagaggtccATCCTAACAGGGATTTCACATAGACAGCTGAGGACACCGGTCCATTGTGGTACCTAAAActtcaatataatataatagatCATAAAATGTCGGTTGCCGATACTTTTAATATGCTTCCTCACCATACGAAGTCCTCAAATTAAACAGTTATtttagatattattttaattaaagaataCATTTTCTCTCCACAGACTGTTGACATTCGACAAATCTCCGATAAATTCCCTGAGAAATCAGGTGGTCTCAAAGATCTCTACGAAAAAGGTCCACAGAACGCTTTCTACTTGGTAAAATGTTGGGCAGACTTGAATACCGGCAGAGAGACGGGTGATTTTTATGGCGTTACGAGTCAGTAAGTATACTCAACTCTAAAATACATTGCTTTTGAAGTCTTATTATACCTTTCGATCTTTTTTTGCGCTTTAGATATGAGAGTAACGAAAATGTTGTGCTCGTCTGTTCGACGAAAGTCTGCTCCTTCGGCAAGCAGGTGGTTGAGAAAGTGGAAACGGAATACTCACGCTTGGAGAATGGTCGTTTCGTATATCGCATACATCGGTCACCGATGTGCGAATATATGATCAACTTCATACAGAAATTGAAGGACCTACCCGAACGATATATGATGAACAGTGTGCTGGAGAACTTTACAATACTGCAGGTGAGTAGATACAACGGACGTTGGTTATAgaagaaatattatttctaatGCGCGCTCTccatttctctctctctctccgtTGCTTTGATGCAGGTGATGCAAGCGCGAGACACACAAGAGACCCTGCTCTGCATAGCGTACGTGTTCGAGGTGGCGGAACAGAACAGCGGCGCCACACATCACATCTACCGATTGATAAAGGAATAGCATGAACTGCAACTGCCCAATCTAACCACACACAGTGAATTCAATAGTAGTAGTAGCAGCGGCATTGGCGGTGTAGGAGAAAGCGTAGGAGGCGTAAGCAAGTGTGGCGATGGCGAACGTCACGGCAGTGGTGGCGCCTTAGCGGCGACCATGGACGACGGTTCGATAAGCGGCGCCAGTGTGCGCGGCTTGGCGCTCACaacggcggcaacaacaaaGGATGCGCACGACAATGTCGACAGCACCAGCGGTGGCGGCAACGcaatcaacaacagcaacaacacaagcagcggtagcaacaacaacaatagcgcgCGTTACCTCGGCAGTCTCAGCGATTGCCAGAACGTGAGCAGCAGCGGTATTGGCATTGGCagcggcggtggcggcggcaGCGATTTGAGTGTCTCAGCGGTTGGCACATCGGCCATAACGCACATCAAGCAATCGCCAACATCGCCGAGTCCAATGAGCAGCAACGCTTTGGAAGCCACACCAActgtgctacaacaacaacatcatcatcGACAATCAAACGAAGAACTGTTCGGCGCCACAGCCGCCACGGCCATTGTGGCACATCCCCATTCGACGTTGGCGACGCTCGacatgcagcagcaacaacagcagcaagcacatgcgcatgcgcaacaacaccatcaccagcaacaacaacaacaagcagcagcaacagcaacatttACAAAGACTCGGCAGCTTGAACAGCATCAGCGCCACTGCCAGCGCAGCAGCCGCCGACGTCGTAACCAGCAGTCGCGGCGGTATTGGCGCGCTCACGCACACGCtcggcagcggcagcagcttGCTAAACGAGCGTCCGCCACCACCGCCGTACAGCAGCAGCGCTGCTGTTATGGCTAGCAAAGTATTTCATGCCGGCTCCTGCGCTGCCAGCAGCATGGAGGCGTTGAACGCCGATGAACCGCCACTAGCGGCGTCGAGCTCGCGCCTAACCGCTTACGAACAGTTTCTCAAATTGTCCGCACAAGAGTATGCAGCGACGTCGGCGTCCGACAATGCGTCGGTGCTGAATTTGAGCAGCATCGGTAAGGCGGCATCAGAGAACGATTTGATGTTGCGGCACGCGAATGTCGCAGCGGTTATGGCGGCCGCAGCGGCGGGGAGTGTCAGCGTGGTGGAGGGCAGCGGTGTTAACATCGCGGATAGTTGTGAGCGTAATtaattggttgttgttgttgtaatcttAATGATTTTTGTATGATTGTTGCATTCGCTTTTGCTTGACGACGACGGTGATAAAGGGGTGAGCTGCGCGATGTGAGGATAACGGACTTTGAAAAGTGCGGTTATGTCCAAATTCTTCTAAAAATTGTCACAGCTTTTTCTTCTTCATGACAATTCGGTTCCAGCTCTTGTAAGACAACTGTTGAAGACatctctttttcaaaaaaaattcgaagcTTAGGTTTCTCCCTGCTATTCGGCTCACCTCTCTTCCGCCGGCGCTGTCGACTAAGCAAAAAGTTGTTGTACTTGcatcgacacacacacacacacatacacacatgtacatttATATGATCTCAAAGAAATACAAGCAATGTTTTTATGTGttgaatttctttatttacttgATTTTATGTCTCTTTCTAAACACAAACGcaatacaaaataacaaaaacaacaaatattttactgaCGCAATGCAATAAGGCaaacagtaataataataataaaaatataaaaaattaaaataaaattatgaaaattaataatgaaaatgtgaaaaataataataaagataattgtaaaatatataaaaataaaaaataaaataaataaaatttaaaaataattaaaatacaaataaaagttgaaaaaattaagtaaaattaattacaaatgtatattgtaaataagtaaaattgtattataattaattaatgaaactTTGGCGTTAACAcacaaatcaacaacaaattaaGCAAAAGTGAGTACATATCCACGCCAATAGAGACCAACAACAGCCGCAAATTAAATATAACTAAGAAAGGAATTGTAAGCTTATGTATgggtttataatattttaaaaattaaatatgtttttgttttaaattttttaaattatttttaattaaaattattttctaattttaattttcttaatttaatatttttgtttaatattttgttaaatttttttaatttctttcatgtttttctaattttttattctttcttttaattttttacttaatttttttaattttacttaattttttaaattttatttattatatttgtttatttttattttaatttcctttcggtttttctaattttttattatttattttttaggttcttactcaattttataatttaatttttcttttaattttttgattttgccctaagtaataaaacaaataacagcCGCTGCTACTACAAACAGACACATACAcagttaatatataaaaaaaatttcacttttttcttaattacaatattttaagtaattaatatatattgacttgcgatttttttacaaaaacaaaaacatattttacatttaagtgtgcataaatatttatgattctTATTATATCATGcaatatattttgcaattaattttttgttgtaatttttttgactcttttgtttcaatttatcaataatacatatatttttaaaatattttttaagattacaaatcttattttattaaatttagtgcaaagatattgattttttttacaaatatgcttaaattaaaattaattttacaaacaacaacaacaagcaaaataaaacttaatattaaagtgcataagtatgtattgtatgagccattcatac contains:
- the LOC126759686 gene encoding protein scalloped isoform X5, with the translated sequence MKNITSSSTCGSGLLQLQNNLSNSATNTSTIVGGSVIDDEDAILHESKQKDGIVGPGTITSPWPPMGAGPPGALGPADTNGSMVDSKNLDVGDMSDDEKDLSSADAEGVWSPDIEQSFQEALSIYPPCGRRKIILSDEGKMYGRNELIARYIKLRTGKTRTRKQVSSHIQVLARRKLREIQAKIKVQFWQPGLQPSTSQDFYDYSIKPFAQPPYPAGKPSTAVSGDIEAGLPPAQLPWEGRAIATHKFRLLEFSAFMEIQREEIYHRHLFVQLGGKPSFSDPLLETVDIRQISDKFPEKSGGLKDLYEKGPQNAFYLVKCWADLNTGRETGDFYGVTSQYESNENVVLVCSTKVCSFGKQVVEKVETEYSRLENGRFVYRIHRSPMCEYMINFIQKLKDLPERYMMNSVLENFTILQVMQARDTQETLLCIAYVFEVAEQNSGATHHIYRLIKE
- the LOC126759686 gene encoding protein scalloped isoform X6; translated protein: MKNITSSSTCGSGLLQLQNNLSNSATNTSTIVGGSVIDDEDAILHESKQKDGIVGPGTITSPWPPMGAGPPGALGPADTNGSMVDSKNLDVGDMSDDEKDLSSADAEGVWSPDIEQSFQEALSIYPPCGRRKIILSDEGKMYGRNELIARYIKLRTGKTRTRKQVSSHIQVLARRKLREIQAKIKVQFWQPGLQPSTSQDIKPFAQPPYPAGKPSTAVSGDIEAGLPPAQLPWEGRAIATHKFRLLEFSAFMEIQREEIYHRHLFVQLGGKPSFSDPLLETVDIRQISDKFPEKSGGLKDLYEKGPQNAFYLVKCWADLNTGRETGDFYGVTSQYESNENVVLVCSTKVCSFGKQVVEKVETEYSRLENGRFVYRIHRSPMCEYMINFIQKLKDLPERYMMNSVLENFTILQVMQARDTQETLLCIAYVFEVAEQNSGATHHIYRLIKE